A genomic window from Candidatus Kouleothrix ribensis includes:
- the upp gene encoding uracil phosphoribosyltransferase, with the protein MPQVYVSTHPLVQHKLSLLRRTVTEPKKFRELVRELAQFLVYEATIDLPLRDTTIQTPLATMPGKQISVQLGLVPILRAGLGMVDPILDLIPTAHVWHLGLYRDHATLEPVTYYNKLPPEAEVDLCLVLDPMLATGGSAIAAVDILKRWGAQQIKFLGLIAAPEGVSALAGAHPDVPIYLAALDECLNDKGYIVPGLGDAGDRQFGTG; encoded by the coding sequence ATGCCACAGGTCTATGTTTCCACGCATCCGCTGGTGCAACACAAGCTCTCGCTACTTCGCCGCACCGTCACCGAACCCAAGAAGTTCCGCGAGCTGGTGCGCGAGCTGGCCCAATTTCTGGTATACGAGGCGACGATCGATCTGCCACTCAGAGATACGACCATCCAGACGCCGCTGGCGACCATGCCGGGCAAGCAGATCAGCGTCCAGCTTGGCCTGGTGCCAATTCTGCGCGCCGGGCTGGGCATGGTCGACCCGATCCTCGACCTGATTCCGACCGCGCATGTCTGGCATCTGGGGCTGTACCGCGATCACGCCACGCTCGAGCCGGTGACCTACTACAACAAACTGCCGCCCGAGGCCGAGGTCGACCTGTGTCTGGTGCTCGACCCCATGCTGGCCACGGGCGGCTCGGCGATTGCTGCCGTCGACATTCTCAAGCGCTGGGGCGCCCAGCAGATCAAGTTCCTGGGCCTGATCGCCGCGCCCGAGGGCGTAAGCGCGCTGGCCGGGGCGCACCCCGATGTGCCGATCTACCTGGCCGCGCTCGATGAATGCCTGAACGACAAGGGCTACATTGTGCCAGGCCTTGGCGATGCAGGCGACCGCCAGTTCGGCACCGGGTAG